CGAAGAACTCCTCGGGGACGCGGTCCTCGACGATCCGGCCGTCGGCCATGAACACCACGCGGTTGGCGGCGGAGCGGGCGAAGCCCATCTCGTGGGTGACCACCACCATGGTCATGCCCTCGGCGGCCAGCGCCCGCATGACCTCCAGCACCTCGTTGATCATCTCGGGGTCGAGCGCCGAGGTCGGCTCGTCGAACAGCAGCGCCTTCGGGTCCATCGCCAGCGCCCGGGCGATCGCCACCCGCTGTTGCTGGCCGCCGGACAGCTGCGCCGGGTACTTGTCCGCGTGCGCCTCCAGCCCGACCCGCTCCAGCAGCGCCCGGCCCTTGGCGTCCGCTTCGCGCTTCCCGCGCCTGCGCACCTTGACCTGGGCCAGCGTCACGTTCTGCAGCACCGTCTTGTGCGCGAACAGGTTGAAGGACTGGAAGACCATCCCCACCTCGGCGCGCAGCTTCGCCAGGCCCTTGCCCTCGGCGGGCAGCGGCCGCCCCTCGATCAGGATGGTGCCGCTCTCCACCGTCTCCAGCCGGTTGATCGCCCGGCAGAGCGTGGACTTGCCCGACCCCGACGGGCCGATCACCACCACGACCTCGCCCCGACCCACCGTCAGGTCGATCTCCTGCAGCACGTGCAGCTGCCCGAAGTGCTTGTTCACCCCGCGCAGCTCGATCAGCGGGGCGCCCGACGGCTGCCCCGCCGGCTGCCCCGCCGGTTCCTGCGGGGCCGTCACCTGGCGCGCCGCCCCTTCAGCAGCCAGCCGAGGGCCGTCCCCGCGAGCAGCGTCGCGAGCAGCGCGATCCACAACGGGGAGGTGACGGTGAACACCCAGAACTGGATCTTCACCTTCTCCAGGTTGGCGAACAGGAACCAGATCGCCAGCACCACGATGACGCCGATGCCGATGTACCGGGTCGGGATGCCTGCGATCTCACCACGGGGGGTGCCTGACGGAAAACCACCTGATGTCTTGGTCACTCCAGCAGTCTGCGCCCGCCCGGTCCACCGGTCGCCGCGCCACCACCGCCGCCGGCGCCCATTCACCCGTCCGCGTCACAACGGCCGTACGCCGGGCCGGTCCTGATCGAACACCGGCCCGGCGTGCGCCGCTGCGGCTACCGTTCGTCGCGCCAGGACCGCCAGAGCGCCGCGTAGGGCCCGCCGGAGGCCACCAGCTCCGGGTGCGGCCCGTACTCGGTGATCCGGCCCTGCTCGACCACCGCGATCACATCGGCGTCGTGCGCGGTGTGCAGGCGGTGGGCGATCGCCACCACGGTGCGCCCGGCCAGCACCCGGGACAGCGAGCGCTCCAGGTGCCGGGCCGCCCGCGGGTCGAGCAGCGAGGTCGCCTCGTCCAGCACCAGGGTGTGCGGATCGGCCAGCACCAGCCGGGCCAGTGCCAGCTGCTGGGCCTGGGCGGGCGTCAGCGAGGCGCCGCCGGAGCCGACCTCGGTGTCCAGCCCGTCGGCCAGCGCGTCCACCCACTCCTCGGCGTCGACGGCGGCGAGCGCGGCCCGCAGTTCGGTGTCGTCCGCCTCGGCCCGGGCCAGCCGCAGGTTGTCGCGCAGCGTGCCGACGAAGACGTGGTGCTCCTGGTTGACCAGCGCCACTTCGGTGCGCACCCGCTCCGCGGGCATCCGGGACAGCGGGGCCCCGCCGAGCGTCACCCGGCCGCGGCCGGGGGCGTAGATGCCCGCCAGCAGCCGGCCGAGCGTCGACTTGCCGGCGCCCGACGGCCCGACCAGCGCGACCCGGCTGCCCGGCTCGACGTCCAGCGTGATGTCGCGCAGCACGTCCGTCCCCTCGCGGTAGCCGAAGCTGACCTGCTGGGCCTCGACCCGCCGCCCGTCCGGCCGGAGGGCGGCGTCGGTGTCCGGCTCGGCGACCTCGCGGACGCCGACCAGCCGGGCCAGCGAGGTCTGCCCGATCTGCAGTTCGTCGTACCAGCGCAGGATCCGGGAGACCGGGTGGACCAGGGCCTGGGCGTACAGCACGCCGGTGGTGAGCCGGCCCGGGCTGATCCAGCCGTGGATGGCGAACAGCCCGCCGAGCACCAGCGTGCCGAGCAGGGCGAGCGCGTAGGTGCCGTCCACGGTGGGGAACCAGACGGTGCGCAGCCACAGCGTGTACCGCTCCCAGGAGATCCACTCGCGGATCTTCCGGTCCGTCAGTTCCACCCGCCGGTCGCCGAGCCGCAGCGCCTCCACGGTGTGCCCGGCGTCGACCGTCTCGGCGAGCACGGTGTTGACCGCGGCGTACCCGGCGGACTCGTTGCGGTAGGACTGCGGGGCGCGCCGGAAGTACCAGCGCGAGGTGAGGAACAGCAGCGGCAGGCCGAACACGGCGGTGGCTGCGAGCAGCGGCGACGTCACCACCAGGGCGCCGAGCACCAGCACCACGGAGACCATGGCGACCACCAGTTCGGGCACCGCGTCGCGCACCGAGCGGGCCAGCCGGTCGATGTCGGTGGTGCCGCGGGAGACCAGGTCTCCGGTGCCGGCCCGCTCCAGCACGCCGAGCGGCAGCGCCACCGAGCGGACCAGGAAGTCCTCCCGGAGGTCGGCCAGCACCTCCTCGCCGAGCACGCTGCCGCGCAGCAGCGACAGCCCGGTGAACGCCGACTGCACCAGCAGCGCGGCCAGGTACCAGGCGACCGCGGCGGTGATCCCGCTCGCGCCGCCGTCGGTGGACAGCGACTCCACCAGCGAGCCGAGCACGGCCGGCCCGACCAGCCCCGCCACCGTCGCCGTTCCGTGCAGGGCCACCACTTGGGCCAGACCGCCCCGGTGACGCCGCGCCAGCATCCGCCCGTAGGCCCGGACGGCCGAGGTGGAGCCGACCGGCAGCGTGGTGACCGGCCCCTGCTCGTGGATCTTCGGGGGCTTCACGGTTTGCTCCTTCGGGACGGCGGGCGGGCGGCGGGAGAAGCGGCGGCACGGGTGGCGGCACGGGCGGCGGACGGCGGACGAACGCCGGGCGGGCGGGCGCCGGGGATCGGGCCAACGACGGTCGGGCGGACGGGAGTCGGGTGGGCGGCGTTCACTCGGTGCCTCCCACCGTGCTGGGCACCGGCGAGGCCGGCTCGCTCTCGTCCCGCGTGACGACGGCGCGGTAGCGCGGGTCGGTGGCCATCAGTTCGCGGTGGGTGCCGCCGGCGGCGACCCGGCCGTGCTGGAGCAGCAGCACGGTGTCCGCCTGGTCGAGCAGCAGCGGGCTGGTGGCGAAGACCACCGTGGTGCGCCCGGCCCGCAGCTCGCGCAGGCCGGTCGCGATCCGCGACTCGGTGTGCGCGTCGACCGCGCTGGTCGGCTCGTCGAGCACCAGCACCGGCGGGTCGGCGACCAGCGAGCGGGCCAGCGCGAGGCGCTGGCGCTGGCCGCCGGAGAGCGAGCGGCCGCGTTCGGTGATCCGGGCCGCCATCGGGTCTCCGCCGGATTCGGGCCAGCCGTCGACCAGGGCGTCCAGAGCGTCCTGGGCCCGGGCGGCGGCGAGCGCGGCAGCGGGGTCGACCCGGCCGGAGCGGGGCACGTCCAGCAGGTCGGCGAGCGTACCGGAGAGCAGCACCGGCTCCTTGTCGTGGACCAGCACGGCGGCCCGGGCGGCGGCCAGCGGCACCGCGTCGAGCGCGACGCCGCCGAGCCGGGCGGCCGGCGCGGGCCGCTCGCCCTCGCCGAGGGCGGGCTGCCCGCCGAGCCGGGCGGCCAGCTCGCCCGCGACGTCCGGGTCGCCGCAGACCACGGCGGTGAGCCGGCCGGCCCGGACGGTGAGCCCGCTGACCGGATCGTGCAGGTCGGACCGCCCGGCCCGCCGCACCAGCTCCGCCGCCGCCTCGGCGGGCAGCGCCTCGGCGGTGGTCGACGCTCCGTCAGCCGTGGTGTCGGCAGCGGCGGCGTCGGCCGCTCCGTCCCGGGTCAGGGCGAGCACCCGGACGGCCCGGCCGGCCGAGACCCGGGCGACGCTCCAGGCGTGCGCGGCCTCGCCGAGGACGCGCAGCGGGGCGGCGAGGAAGACGGTGGCGCCGTAGACCGAGATCAGCTCGCCGACGCCGATCGACCCGTCCAGGGCCAGTCGGGCGCCGTACCACGTCACCCCGATGATGAACAGGCCTGGCAGCAGCACCTCCTGGGCCTGCATCACGGCCCACGTCCGCGCGGTGCGGACGGCGGCGCCGCGGACCTTCTGCGAGGCGGCCCGGTACCGGCGCAGGAACAGCTCCTCGCCGCCGATGCCGCGCAGCACCCGCAGGCCGGCCACCGTGTCGGCGGCGAGCGCGGAGGCCTTGCCGCCGAGCGCGCGCTGCTCGCTGTAGCGCCGCTCGAACGGCCCGAGCAGCGGCCACACGGCGGCGGCCAGCACGGGCACGCCGAGCAGCACGGCCAGCCCGAGGCCGGGCTGCCAGCACAGCACCGCGATGCTGACGCCGAGCCAGGCCAGCACCGCGCCGTACAGCCGGGCGGTGAGTTCGACGTACCAGCCGATCTTCTCGACGTCTCCGCTGGAGACGGCGACGATCTCGCCGGTGGCGATCCGCCGGCTCAGGCCGGCGCCGAGCGAGGACGCCTGGCGGGCCATCAGCTGGCGGACCTGGGAGGCGGCCTGGATCCAGTTCCAGACCACCTGGCGGTGCAGCAGCACCGTCATGACGGCCTGCCCGGCGGACAGCAGCAGCGCGAGGCCGCCGGCCGTGAGCAGGCCGCGGGTGTCTCCGTCGACGACGGCCTGGACGCCGCGGCCGACCGCGACGGGCAGCGCGGCCATGCAGCCGAGTTCCAGCAGGCTCCACAGCGTGGCGAGCATCTGGCCGCGGCGCTGGGTGCGTTGCAGCCAGCGCAGGAAGGCGAGCGGGGAGCTGAGGTCGGGGCTGCCGGGGTCGGGCAGCGGCAGGGGGACGAGCGGCATGGTCGCTCCGTTGCGGGGGTGGGGCGGGGCGGATTGGCGCGGCCCGGCGCGTCCGGTGGACGTTCGGCGGCGGGGCGCGGGGGCGACTGCCGGCGCCCGTGGCGGGCGGCCGCAGCGCGTCGGAGGAGGCACGGCGAGGGGGTGGTCGGTGCGTCACATGCCGGTGAGCCTGGCCGCCGCGCTGTGACGCACGCAACAGGTTTTCCGGCGGATCGGCCTGATCCGGCCGTCGGCCCCGCACACTTTCATCCGTTCCGGGGAACCCACCCGCCCCGGGAATAAACCGCAGTTCACGGCAGTTGCGAGCGCTCCGGAAGCAGAAGACGACCGAAGGGCACCCCTTCCCGTGAGCAGCACTCCCGCAGTACCCGCGATCCCTACCGTCACGCTGAACAACGGCGTGCGGATCCCGCAGCTCGGCTTCGGCGTCTGGCAGGTGCCGGACGCGGAGGCCGTCCCCGCGGTGCGCACCGCGATCGAGGCCGGCTACCGCTCGATCGACACCGCCGCGATCTACGAGAACGAGGCGGGCACCGGCCGGGCGATCGCCGAGTCCGGCGTGGCCCGCGACGAGCTGTTCGTGACCACCAAGCTGTGGAACTCCGGCACCGTCGACTGGTCCGGCGAGCAGGGCCGGGACCGGGTCCGCCGCGCGTTCGACGAGTCGCTGGCCAAGCTCGGCCTGGACCAGCTGGACCTGTACCTGATCCACTGGCCGCGCCCGATGCACGGCAACACCTTCCTGAACATCTGGCCGGTCTTCGAGCAGTTGCAGGCCGAGGGCCGGGTCCGCGCGATCGGCGTCTCCAACTTCCGCGTCCCGGACCTGGAGCTGCTGCTCAAGGAGACCTCGGTGGTGCCGGCGCTGAACCAGGTCGAGCTGCACCCGTACTTCCCGCAGGCCGAGCTGCGCGCCTTCCACGCCGAGCACGGCATCGCCACCGAGGCGTGGAGCCCGCTCGGCCAGGGCGGCGACCTGCTGGCCGAGCCCGCCCTGCTCGCGGTGGCCGCGAAGCACGGCCGCTCGGCGGCCCAGGTGGTGCTGCGCTGGCACCTGCAGAGCGGCGTCATCGCGATCCCGAAGTCGGTGACGCCCGCCCGCATCCGGGAGAACCTGGACGTCACCGGTTTCGAGCTGGACGCCGAGGACCTCGCGGCCGTCGCCGGGGTGGCCACCGGCAAGCGGATCGGCCCGGACCCGGCCGGTTTCGACTGGAACTGACACCGCTGCGTGAGCTGACGACCCGTCACTCCGCGTAGGCGCGAAAGCGCCGGAAGGGGCCGACACCTGACGAGGTGTCGGCCCCTTCCGGCACGTCCCGGGCGGTGCCGCGTTACCGACCGGGGCGCGGTTGCTGCCCGAACCGCCGGGCAGCGCCTGTGCAGAATCGTTACAGCCGAGCTGCCTTCGAGAGCAGCGCCAGCGCCTGTACGTGCTCGTGCGACTCCAGCGGAGCGAGCAGCGCCTCCTGGACCTCGCGGACCCCGGCGGTGGAGCGGTGCAGCAGCTCCTGGCCGGTCGGGGAGAGCGAGAGCAGGTTGCGGCGCCCGTCCGAGGGGTCGCGGCGGCGCAGCACCAGGCCGCGCCGGACCAGCCGGCTGACCATCTCGGCCATCGTCGCCTTGTCCAGCGAGGCCAGCTCGCCGACCGTGCGCTGGTCGGCGCCCGGCTCGGTCTCCAGGGCGTCCAGCACCGCGTACTGAGGAGCCGTCAGCTCGGTGCCGACCTTCTCCGACCAGAGCTTGGTGTGGACCTGCTGGGCGACCCGGATCAGGTAGCCGATGGCCCGCTGGGCGTCCAGCGTGGGCCGCGCGTCGGCCATGACGGCGACGGCGGCCGGCTCCAGCCGGGCTATCTTCGCCATGATCCGGACGATTTCCAGCTGCTCGTCCGGGCCGAGCGGCTCGAACAGGGTCCGCTGGACCCGGACCACGCCGCCGGTCGCCTCGCGCACGGCCTGAGCGCCGTTCTGCGAGAGGGCCAGCAGCTTGCGGCGGCCGTCCGCGGGGTCGCGGCGGCGGAGCACCAGGCCCCGCCGGACCAGCCGGGCGACCATCTCGGCCATCGTCGCCTTGTCGAGCGAAGCGCGTTCGCCGACCGTGCGCTGGTCGGCTCCGGGCTCCAGTGCCAGTACCAGCAGCACCGCGAACTGCGGGGCCGTCAGCTCGGTACCGACGTATTCGGACCACAAGCGGGTGTGCACCTGCTGGGCCACGCGGATGAGGTGACCGGGCGACTGCTGCAGTCGGCCGGGCACGCGGGTTGTCGGGATCTCCCCCAGCACCATGAAATCCGTCCCGGTGTCACGCTCGGGGTGTGTGGGACACCCGAGCGGGGCAGTAACGGCGAGTGAGCATCCTGCTGTGAGTAAGGACGTTCCGGCCGTGCAGCCGGTGGCTGCTGGCGCACACTATACAAACGGTCGGCCTGGACCGGCAGGTAGGGGCGCAGAGTAGTCGCAGGTTCGGCAAAGTTGGCATATTTCCCCCGTATGTCGGGACCCCGCCCGAGCTGCTTCACCCGCTCGGCCGCCGCCGCCCCTCACCCTCTGTCACCTGCGGCGCTGCCTCTGGTCGGAAACCTTACCCGCCGGTAGGGTTTCAGAGCTGCGCCCTGCGCAACTCATTTTTTTTCTCATCAACGGGTCGCCGGCCCGCGCCGGTCCCGTCGTCCGACTTCGAGAGAGACGAGTACGAAGATGACCGAGCAGAGCACGTCCGTGACCGGCGACGCTCCGGTGCGGGTGGCCGTGGTGACGGGTGCGGCCCGTGGGATCGGCGCGGCCACCGCGCTCCGGCTGGCCGCCGACGGCTACGCGGTCGCGGTGGTCGACCTGGAGGAGTCCAACGCCAAGGGCACCGCCGAGGCGATCGAGGCCGCGGGCGGCCGCGCGCTGGCGGTCGGCGCCGACGTCTCGGACGCCGAGCAGGTGCAGGCCGCGGTGGACCGGATCGCCGCCGAGCTCGGCACCCCGGTGGTGCTGGTGAACAACGCCGGCGTGCTCCGCGACAACCTGCTGTTCAAGATGTCCGAGTCGGACTGGGACACCGTGATGAGCGTGCACCTCAAGGGCGCCTTCCTGATGACCCGCGCGGTGCAGAAGCACATGGTGGACGCCGGCTTCGGACGGGTCGTCAACCTGTCCTCCTCCTCCGCCCAGGGCAACCGCGGCCAGGCCAACTACTCCGCGGCCAAGGCCGGCCTGCAGGGCTTCACCAAGACCCTGGCGATCGAGCTCGGCAAGTTCGGCATCACCGCCAACGCGGTCGCCCCCGGCTTCATCGCCACCGACATGACGGCCGCCACCGCGGCCCGGGTCGGCATGGAGTTCGAGGCCTTCAAGCAGGCCGCCGCCTCGGCGATCCCGGTCCAGCGGGTCGGCACCCCGGACGACATCGCGCACACCATCTCCTTCCTGGCCTCCGAGGGCGCCGGCTTCGTCTCCGGCCAGGTCATCTACGTCGCGGGCGGCCCGCTCGACTAGAACGACCCACCC
The DNA window shown above is from Streptomyces sp. TLI_171 and carries:
- a CDS encoding aldo/keto reductase, producing MSSTPAVPAIPTVTLNNGVRIPQLGFGVWQVPDAEAVPAVRTAIEAGYRSIDTAAIYENEAGTGRAIAESGVARDELFVTTKLWNSGTVDWSGEQGRDRVRRAFDESLAKLGLDQLDLYLIHWPRPMHGNTFLNIWPVFEQLQAEGRVRAIGVSNFRVPDLELLLKETSVVPALNQVELHPYFPQAELRAFHAEHGIATEAWSPLGQGGDLLAEPALLAVAAKHGRSAAQVVLRWHLQSGVIAIPKSVTPARIRENLDVTGFELDAEDLAAVAGVATGKRIGPDPAGFDWN
- a CDS encoding MarR family winged helix-turn-helix transcriptional regulator, which gives rise to MWSEYVGTELTAPQFAVLLVLALEPGADQRTVGERASLDKATMAEMVARLVRRGLVLRRRDPADGRRKLLALSQNGAQAVREATGGVVRVQRTLFEPLGPDEQLEIVRIMAKIARLEPAAVAVMADARPTLDAQRAIGYLIRVAQQVHTKLWSEKVGTELTAPQYAVLDALETEPGADQRTVGELASLDKATMAEMVSRLVRRGLVLRRRDPSDGRRNLLSLSPTGQELLHRSTAGVREVQEALLAPLESHEHVQALALLSKAARL
- the fabG gene encoding 3-oxoacyl-ACP reductase FabG, which gives rise to MTEQSTSVTGDAPVRVAVVTGAARGIGAATALRLAADGYAVAVVDLEESNAKGTAEAIEAAGGRALAVGADVSDAEQVQAAVDRIAAELGTPVVLVNNAGVLRDNLLFKMSESDWDTVMSVHLKGAFLMTRAVQKHMVDAGFGRVVNLSSSSAQGNRGQANYSAAKAGLQGFTKTLAIELGKFGITANAVAPGFIATDMTAATAARVGMEFEAFKQAAASAIPVQRVGTPDDIAHTISFLASEGAGFVSGQVIYVAGGPLD
- a CDS encoding LapA family protein gives rise to the protein MTKTSGGFPSGTPRGEIAGIPTRYIGIGVIVVLAIWFLFANLEKVKIQFWVFTVTSPLWIALLATLLAGTALGWLLKGRRAR
- a CDS encoding ABC transporter ATP-binding protein is translated as MPLVPLPLPDPGSPDLSSPLAFLRWLQRTQRRGQMLATLWSLLELGCMAALPVAVGRGVQAVVDGDTRGLLTAGGLALLLSAGQAVMTVLLHRQVVWNWIQAASQVRQLMARQASSLGAGLSRRIATGEIVAVSSGDVEKIGWYVELTARLYGAVLAWLGVSIAVLCWQPGLGLAVLLGVPVLAAAVWPLLGPFERRYSEQRALGGKASALAADTVAGLRVLRGIGGEELFLRRYRAASQKVRGAAVRTARTWAVMQAQEVLLPGLFIIGVTWYGARLALDGSIGVGELISVYGATVFLAAPLRVLGEAAHAWSVARVSAGRAVRVLALTRDGAADAAAADTTADGASTTAEALPAEAAAELVRRAGRSDLHDPVSGLTVRAGRLTAVVCGDPDVAGELAARLGGQPALGEGERPAPAARLGGVALDAVPLAAARAAVLVHDKEPVLLSGTLADLLDVPRSGRVDPAAALAAARAQDALDALVDGWPESGGDPMAARITERGRSLSGGQRQRLALARSLVADPPVLVLDEPTSAVDAHTESRIATGLRELRAGRTTVVFATSPLLLDQADTVLLLQHGRVAAGGTHRELMATDPRYRAVVTRDESEPASPVPSTVGGTE
- a CDS encoding amino acid ABC transporter ATP-binding protein, whose translation is MIELRGVNKHFGQLHVLQEIDLTVGRGEVVVVIGPSGSGKSTLCRAINRLETVESGTILIEGRPLPAEGKGLAKLRAEVGMVFQSFNLFAHKTVLQNVTLAQVKVRRRGKREADAKGRALLERVGLEAHADKYPAQLSGGQQQRVAIARALAMDPKALLFDEPTSALDPEMINEVLEVMRALAAEGMTMVVVTHEMGFARSAANRVVFMADGRIVEDRVPEEFFANPHSERARDFLSKILKH
- a CDS encoding ABC transporter ATP-binding protein, with the translated sequence MKPPKIHEQGPVTTLPVGSTSAVRAYGRMLARRHRGGLAQVVALHGTATVAGLVGPAVLGSLVESLSTDGGASGITAAVAWYLAALLVQSAFTGLSLLRGSVLGEEVLADLREDFLVRSVALPLGVLERAGTGDLVSRGTTDIDRLARSVRDAVPELVVAMVSVVLVLGALVVTSPLLAATAVFGLPLLFLTSRWYFRRAPQSYRNESAGYAAVNTVLAETVDAGHTVEALRLGDRRVELTDRKIREWISWERYTLWLRTVWFPTVDGTYALALLGTLVLGGLFAIHGWISPGRLTTGVLYAQALVHPVSRILRWYDELQIGQTSLARLVGVREVAEPDTDAALRPDGRRVEAQQVSFGYREGTDVLRDITLDVEPGSRVALVGPSGAGKSTLGRLLAGIYAPGRGRVTLGGAPLSRMPAERVRTEVALVNQEHHVFVGTLRDNLRLARAEADDTELRAALAAVDAEEWVDALADGLDTEVGSGGASLTPAQAQQLALARLVLADPHTLVLDEATSLLDPRAARHLERSLSRVLAGRTVVAIAHRLHTAHDADVIAVVEQGRITEYGPHPELVASGGPYAALWRSWRDER